The segment CCTGGGTGACCGGCACGCCGGAGAGCACCCGGCGGGCGGTGAGCATCGAGGTCGGCATGCAGAACTCCGGTCTGGCGGCCGGCCTGGCGACCGCGCACTTCGCGCCGCTGGCCGCGCTGCCCGCCGCACTGTTCTCCGTGTGGCACAACTTCTCCGGTGCCCTGATCGCGACCTACTGGGCCCGCCGGGCACCTCGGTCCAGCGAGTCCCTCGAGGTCACGTCGGAGGAGTCCTAGACCCGCTGGTGTCACGCACCTGCCGGCGGCTGCCCCAGAGCGGTGGGCTCCGACATCGTGAACGTCGCCTCCACGTCCGCGCGCAGCGTGATCCGCGGGACCCCCACCTCGACCCTTGGCGGGGGAGCGCCCGGTTCGTCCGGTCGCGCGCCGCGAAACGCTTCCTGTCCGGCCGGCGGCGGGAGGCCCGGCGCGGGTTCGGCCCGCGAACTCAGTCCCACGTCGGCGATCTCGCGGAGTCCGGTCAGCGTTCCCCCGAGCGCCTCGGCGTAGGTCCGCGCACGCGTGACGGTCTCCTCCACCGCCTGTGACCGGGCGCGTCCGTACATCGGCGAGGCGGGTCGAAGTTCCCAGGACGGGCCCACCACCTCGGTGAGGTCCTGGTCCGCGAATTCGCCGATCATCGTGCTCATCGCGTCGAAGTCCCCGACCGTGAGCCGGATCCGGACGCTGCCGTGGTAGCCACGCACCCGCTCCCCCCGCCCGTGATGGAGCTGGGGGTGAACGTTCAGAACGCCCGTTTCCGCGTCCTCGACCGCCTCCCCGAAGGACCGGATCCGTGCCAGCACGGCGTCGTTCCGCGCGGCGAGGCGGTCCAGGGCGCGTCGGCGATCCTTGTCCCGCGCACTCGTGACGAGGGTGAGCCGGGCGATCTCCGGGTCGACCTCCATAACGGCCTCACCTCGGACCCGCACGATGGGCGGTGTCGTCATAGCGTTCCCCTTCCGTGCTCTCCACGACCCCCGGTCGGGAGGTGAGAGTAGCCCGGCGTCGGCGATGTCCTCGTTTCGCCCGTCGACCCGCGTCGGGCGCACCACCGGAGCCCCGGCGTTGTTTCACGGAAAACATCGTGACGACACCGCGCTGTAGCGCCCTGTCGACTTGCCGTGATGCCCAAGTGGCCACATCGCGACCCCATTGGGCCGAATCCGGTCAGGTGACGCCCTGGCGCCATGGGGGTCGAATGGCGTCTTATAG is part of the Spiractinospora alimapuensis genome and harbors:
- a CDS encoding SIMPL domain-containing protein; the protein is MTTPPIVRVRGEAVMEVDPEIARLTLVTSARDKDRRRALDRLAARNDAVLARIRSFGEAVEDAETGVLNVHPQLHHGRGERVRGYHGSVRIRLTVGDFDAMSTMIGEFADQDLTEVVGPSWELRPASPMYGRARSQAVEETVTRARTYAEALGGTLTGLREIADVGLSSRAEPAPGLPPPAGQEAFRGARPDEPGAPPPRVEVGVPRITLRADVEATFTMSEPTALGQPPAGA